In Gallus gallus isolate bGalGal1 chromosome 32, bGalGal1.mat.broiler.GRCg7b, whole genome shotgun sequence, the sequence ggtaCAGGGGACTTTAGGAGTCAGAAAAAAGGGGtcaggaggtgggggggaagggaggacagGAGGCCCTGTGGAGTAAAAGAGAGGGGAGTGGGGGGTGGGGCGGGGGACAGGGGACACCAGAGATCAGAATAGTGGACTAGGGAGGGaacggggggaggggaggggacggACCCTGGGGATCAGAATGGGAAATGGGTGGACACGGAGGGAAGGCActgaggggaaggggggaaaaggacTCAAGTGGTCAGAATGAGGGAACTAGAGGATGGGGACTGGGTGTAAACCTAGGGGACAGACAAAGGCCCTGGGGGGCCGTTGTGGGCGGCCCAtggcggggggagaggggggacaCAGGGCACCTCCTGCCCCCGGGCAGAGGCCCTGAGGACCACAAAGGCCCCACGGGGCCAACACAGAGCGAGCGGCACGCGGCCCCCCACCCTCTTAGCCCCGGCACATGAAccgaccccccccaccccgaacACCCACCTGTAGAAGCTGAGGCGgcgcccggagccgccccgcgGCGTTGGAGCACTGcggagcacagcaggacaaCCTCGAGGCCGCCGCCTCACCCGGGCGCAAGGCGATGACGTCACAGCGTGGGACGACGCGCCATGGCAGCATCCAAAGGGGACAGCCGCGCTGAAGCGCGGTTGTTATGGATACACAGCCACGCGTGCGCCGTCGTCACGCGGACGGCTGTACGCCGTGCCATGAATGAGGGCGCGCCGTCGCCGTCGCAACGCAGCTGAGTGACGTCCTGGCAGATAGAACAAACCAGGTGTGAGCACTGTCTTTCCAATGTTACACTGAAGCCGTTGGAGGACAGGTCGGACCTCAGGCCTTCCCGCGGCACCAACTACTGACGGCGGATTTGCTCAcagatccttcacagctgtttcaaagaaccattctgtgattctatgatcttccaggacccttccaacccacaccaTCCTGTGGTTCTATCATCTTCCAGGACTCttgcaacacaaaccattctatggttctgtgatcactAAGGAACCTCCCAAGCCACGCCGTCCTGcagttctatgatcttccaggaccctcctgTGTGGGTGATGTCACAATGATGTGATGACCTCACAGAGGCCCTGGGGtggggcaggggcagtgggTCAGCGCTGAACCTGCCTGCCTCATTCTGCGGTTGGTTCTGGTCCAGCGAGGAGCTGTGCGAGTGGTGCAGCAATGCGGGCCCAGTTTGCCAGCGGGACATTAACAGATCTGCAGCGTGTGAatctgctggaggagctgctgcaggtgagctctgggtgcacagacacagaagggGCAGGCGGGGCGAGCTGCCGGCTGGAGggcaccctgcccatggcatggcagcagagggccggGCACCTCCGGCGGGATGCAGAGCTGCCGGCAGCACCTCGGTGCCAACGccgctcctctcccctcccacagGCTCATGAGCGCGCCGTGGAGAAGCGCAAGGCTGAGGCCAGGGAATCCTTGATGAAGGTGAGCAGATGTCCCCTCGTGTGGgtctgcagctcctccatggAGGCACTGGTGCCAGGAGGGGCAGGAGGtgaatggcatggagctgccaTGTCAGACTGGAGCTTCCGTGAGGAGTGCGGATGCCGTGATGGCCgctcctcttctcctttcccgCAGGATGCCCAGCAAATACgggaagaaagaacagactGCCACGAAAGGATGAGCTGGATCAGGTAGGGTGGAGCTGAGGGCTCGTCCTCAGAGCTCAGCGTCACTCACAGCTCTGGCTCTGCGGGAGGACCTCGGTCCCCAGTCCCTCGGGTCCATGGGGCCCAGCGCAGCCTGCCCCACATGGTACACCCGttgtctttgcaggagaagcagtTCATTGCCcagctggaagagcagctgcaggctgagagaAAGGAGATCGAGGTAGCGTGGAGGGGCGAGGGGATCGGGGCTGCCTGACCCCAGGTGGGGACCTGGAGGGCAACTGCAGCAGGGCACGGGCACTCACGCTTTTGTCTGCCAGGTGCTGCGCCAGGAAAGACAGCGCCTGCAAGAGGAGcgggaggagctggagctggagggtgCCTGGTGAGTGGCTCTGGGCCTCTGCAGCACCTGGGGCAGCAACgagactgcagtgctgctgggcttgggGCTTGGGTTTCAGTTGGGCACATGGTGTGACAGAGCAGCCTGACCCCAGCCCGGGGGTGGGCACGCACTGCTGGGGAGCCCGCGTGCTGACAGAGGCCGGCACCCTCCAAGCAGGCCTTGTTCcctacaggcagcagcatcagctggagctggaggcagcccacgtgcctggggctgtgctgccggaGCTGGTGGAGGCAGAGCTGGTAAGGGGCAGAGCCCAGCGCACCCTCACCCCATCCGACAAGGGTGTCCCTGGGGACagggctccctgcagtgctggggctgccactgTCCTGCACGAGCCccggctgtgcagcagggcctgACCAGCGCCCCTGCCCCATCTTCACCTACAGGAGAAGGCTGAGCGGGCGAGGAGACGTGGGCTCACCTTCTGGATGAAGTGAGTATCCCCTCATTGCCCTGTGCCCAGCCGGCAGCAGCCGGGCTCCCGGCAGTGGGCTGATGGCCTGGACCCCACTGCAGCCGGCGCGGCTCCCGGGTGTCCCCTTTggcgctgtgtggggctgtgctgccgtggGGTCGGGACGCCTCATTCCTGGCCCTCTTTTGCCCCCCAGGATGATCTGCCTCATCTTTgtcagcctccagctgctgctcgtTACTGTgttgggctgtgcagtgctgtacgCCCAGCACTATGACCAGGAGCTGTTGTATCGGCTCCTGCTGCGAGTGCTGCCCCAGGCAATGTACGCTTCCCTGGCGTACTTTGCGAGCAGGAGCCTGCGTGTGGTCTGTGATGGGATGCTGCCCATCTGACCGCCCCTCTCAGTCCCCCCTCCCAGCTCGGGGCTGCGCGGTGGGGCGCGGGGAGAGGGCTCTGTCCCCACGGAAGGGGCCtctcctgtgctcctgcccccaggggcgcagaggcacagctgtggggcagtgccagcaggcgGCTGAGTGCCCCCACTTTGGACTTACAAATAAGTTGTACTGTCGTCGTGAGTCGTCAGctgaacaccaccacctccgACGACCCATCAGGCTGAAGATCTGCACCTGACACCAGGACGTGGCTTCTTGGATTCTTTGAGTCTTCGTAGCACCCATTTCCTACAGCTGGTTACCTCGAAGGCTTATGAATTGTAATTAGCCCATTAGGCAATGTTACCTCCAGTGGGCTGTTGTCAGTTGTTAAGAATGCTGTCAATAAATGGATGTGTATTAATCCTCTGAGTTTGGATGACTCCATTGCGGCAGTGACCCTTTGCTGACCAGGGGAGGCGCGACTCgggagatggaaaaagattCACCCCCTCAAAATGCACTGAGTGGGACGAGACATAGATTGATATGTATacgtcataaaatattttacaaacggGCAACAAACCCGAAAACGAGTGGGACATCAGACCTCGTTTTTGTGAAAGGAATGCGTCAGCGTCTGGAAAAGACCAGCAAGGACTGATGGGGGTGAATAGAGACCAATAggaatcagtagaaaccaaTTGGAATGCACCCCTGTGTGCCTCGaggccagtgctggcctctcaggGTGGGGCTGTGTCTTCAGACCCTGAgtcctgtgctgagctctctAACTGTGGTAGTGGCTTGAACTCCCCGGATTGGTTCCAGcctgtcaggctgtggcttcaggccctggggccggtgctggcctctctagcagtggcttcaggccccagggcacgtgctggccctttgggctgtggctttaggccctggagctggtgctggcctctcgaTGCCGTGACTCTGGCTTTaggcccagggctggtgctggcctctcaggCTGGGGATGAGTCTTCAGGATGCAGCGCCAGTgcaggcctgcctgcctgtggcttcaggccccggggTCTGTTTAGGCAtctcgggctgtggctttaggcgctggggtcggtgctggcctctcttgTGATGGCTTTAGGTCACAGGGCCCTCATGCCTCTCTGGCTGAGGCTTTAggccccggggctgtgctggccacTCAGGCGCTGCCTTTAGGCCCTAGAGCTTGTGCCGGCCTAGAACAaggtgcattttaaaattggtcatggaaggaaatgaaagcaagagagcactgagctcttctgtgtgttCCCTGGATTGGGATAGAGACAGGAGAGCGTGCTCAGCCTCCCTCGTGTGGTTGCTTGTATCCAGCAACAGCAGCCGCAGCTGAGAACATCGTCACATCTTTATTAGGCGCTCCTCCGACTGTCtctttttgcctctgttttctggaatgcagGGATTTCTCTTTGTGGCCCACAAACTCTTTGTGCCAGGATAACCAAGTATgaattctcactgctctttaccctgctcaagagaaggtggctgtactgtgagggcaggtgggggcagggacgagggtcaggagcaagggcagagtgctttctttgttactcaatggaagggctgtgctttctgcaggtgGATTTGCCATAGTGCTTCTTGACatgtggaaatcagaccctCTAGCCGggaaggatatagagcaggcctgtgtttcttggtgacgcgcgtacaccctggtgcaagggggatcgctccacctcacctgcacaccgtcaggagaaattggGCTATAGATATcggtcgaactaatacataatcaagagttgacaggaatttggagacatattcattacattcccgagagcccatgagcatgcagtccctcccccccttgcgcgtgcatAGTAGGgcgtgatgatgaaggctcatagtcttcctcgctgcaaacttctgaccccgaggAGGGGGGGCAGCCCCCGAACCGCTTTCAGCTTGCCCTGGACACAtccaatcacctccctgccaaatcattcccagctgctctccagtcctaaTCTTTacggccttcatcctccctcttattccagacctagtgtctgtgaaagcgCTTGGAATGCAGGCTCCTCTTCTCACTCTTCAATACCCCTCCGATGGGACGCAGCACCACACAGCGCTGAGTCACACCGAGACACTGAGGAGTGAGTGAGCAGAGCGGAAGGAATGGCGAAAACGTGGGTCTGAGCGGGGGGACTGAGCGGCTCGAGGAGTGCTCGAAATCCCGTGGCAATGAAGAACGACACTCTCCCACACCCACACCCCCCCACGCGTCTCCCTGGGCGCCATCGGCCCGCCCGCACCCGGCCCGCGGACCGCCCCGCAGAGGGAACCGTCCCGGGCGGTACCTGGGCGGTATCCGGGGCCGCTCCCAGCGCCGTGCGATGCACCGCGGCTCCGTCGGGGCCGCCTCTCCTCACCGCCACCCCCcttcacttcacttcacttcCCTTCGCTTCACTTCACAGGCGGCCGCGGGGGCTGCGAGGGGCGATGCccgccgagccgagccgagccgagccgagccgagccgagccgagccgagccgagccgagccgagccgagccgagccgagccgagccgagccgagccgagccgagccgagccgagccgagccgagccgagccgagccgagccgagccgagccgagccgagccgagcgtGGTCCTGAGAGAGAGCCGCGCCGGGAATGGGGCGCGCACGGCTGCTGTGATTGGCCGCGCTGCCAGCGGCGGCCGCTGATTGGCTGCGGCGGTGCCGGTGGAGGACGGTTGTGGAGGCCCGGCGGGTGTGATGGCGTCCGCCCGGCGTGGCCGCCGTTGCGCTTTGTGCCTTTCCGGCCTGGTCGTGTTGTGTGTGGGCGTTAAAGGCGCCCGAAGCGATTTGGCAGTGAGTGTCGATGTGCTGTTCTGGTAAGTGGTGGGCACAGTGGCAGCCAGCACGGCCGCGGGGCCAACAGATCACCCGTGTGGGCCCAGGCACGGCCTGCTGTGTGTCCCTCCCTCGTCCTCCATCCCTTCCGTGCCACCATCCATTCCTTCCCTtgtgctcttctccatccctcctccccatGTCTCCCGACGGGCCCTGGCTTGTCCCGTGGCACCGTGGTCCCAGTGGTGTGAGCGAGGTCCCTTTGGTTGCCCCTCATGTCCCCAAGCTGGGCCGTGCCCCCTGTGTCCCTTCCTGCCGTAGGAACGCccgcagcagctggctgctgtccccaggctgtggTATTTTGCAGacaacagcttttccctcctCGAATTGTTTTACAGCCCCTTATGATCTCTTTTCTCAATGCTAACAGTTGTCACGAGCTCAGTCGTCTAAGAATTTGAGACTGGAGTTCACCTAAGGGGACTGgagtgaacctaatgaggttgaatgaggccaagtgcagggtgctgcacttgggccgggGCGGTCCCAGGTACTTGGATAAACTGGGCGAAGAAGCCCTTGAGAGCAGCcgtgtggagaaggacttgggggtcctggtggacgagaagctggacgtgagccagcagtgtgcgcttgccgcccagaaggccaactgtgttctgggctgcattacaaaaagggtgtccagcagggagagggaggggattgtcccgctctgctcggctcttgtgaggccccatgtgAAGCACcgcgtccaggcctggagcccccagcacaggaaggacgtggcgctcttggagcaggtccagaggagggccactaagatggccagagggctggagcacctctcctgtgaggaaaggtcgagggaactgggcttgttcagcttggagaagagagggctccggggagacctaaACCAACGCCTAAgccaaaccctaaccctagcccaACATCTAAACCAACACCTAATCCTAAACCTAAGGCAATCCCTAATCCTAAACCTAAGCCAAcagctaaccctaacccaatCCATAGCCCTAAGCTTAAGCCTAACCCTAAGCCAAACCCTAGCCCTAACCATAGCCCCAACTCCAGCACTAACCGTAATGGTAAACTTAATgataatcctaaccctaacacaaACCCTTCTTTCCGGAGCTGGGGAAACCGACTCCAGAAATGCCATCTGAGGGAACAGACGTCCTGGCAGATAGAACAAACCAGGTGTGAGCACTGTCTTTCCAAAGTTACACTGAAGCCGTTGGAGGAAAGGTCGGACCTCAGGCCTTCCCGCGGCACCAACTACTGACGGCGGATTTGCTCAcagatccttcacagctgtttcaaagaaccattctgtgattctatgatcttccaggacccttccaacccacaccaTCCTGTGGTTCTATCATCTTCCAGGACTCttgcaacacaaaccattctatggttctgtgatcactAAGGAACCTCCCAAGCCACGCCGTCCTGcagttctatgatcttccaggacccttccaacacgGACCgtcctatggttctatgatcttccaggaccctcctgTGCAGGTGATGTCACAATGATGTGACCTCACAGAGGCCCTGGGGtggggcaggggcagtgggTCAGCGCTGAACGTGCCAGCCTCATTCTGCGGTTGGTTCTGGTCCAGCGAGGAGCTGTGCGAGTGGTGCAGCAATGCGGGCCCAGTTTGCCAGCGGGACATTAACAGATCTGCAGCGTGTGAatctgctggaggagctgctgcaggtgagctctgggtgcacagacacagaagggcCGGCGGGGGGAGCTGCCGGCTGGAGggcaccctgcccatggcatggcagcagagggccggGCACCTCCGGCGGGATACAGAGCTGCCGGCAGCACCTCGGTGCCAACGccgctcctctcccctcccacagGCTCATGAGCGCGCCGTGGAGAAGCGCAAGGCTGAGGCCAGGGAATCCTTGATGAAGGTGAGCAGATGTCCCCTCGTGTGGgtctgcagctcctccatggaggaggcaggaggggagtgtggcatggagctgctgtcAGATGGAGCTTCGTGAGAGCGTCGGTGCCCTGATGGCCgctcccctttccctttcctgcagGATGCCCAGCAAATACGGGCAGAAAGAACagctgccagaaaggaggaactGGAGCAGGTAGGATGGAGCTGGGGCTCGTcctcagagctcagtgcactcaCAGCTCTGGCTCTGTGGGAGGACCTCGGTCCCCATCCCTCGGATCCCTGGGGCCCAGCGCAGCCACCCCACATGGCACAGCCGttgtctttgcaggagaagcagtTCATTGCCCAGCTGGAAGatcagctgcaggctgagacaGAGGAGATGGAGGTAGCGTGGAGGGGCgaggggatgggggctgcctGACCCCAGGTTGGGACCTGGAGGGCAACTGCAGCGGGCACGGGCACTCACGCTTTTGTCTGCCAGGTGCTGCGCCAGGAAAGACAGCGCCTGCAAGAGGAGcgggaggagctggagctggagggtgCCTGGTGAGTGGGACTGGGCCTCTGCAGCACCCGGGGCAGCAAcgggactgcagtgctgctgggcttgggGCTTGGGTTTCAGTTGGGCACATGGTGTGACAGAGCAGCCCGACCCCAGCCCGGGGGTGGGCACGCACTGCTGGGGAGCCCGCGTGCTGACAGAGGCCGGCACCCTCCAAGCAGGCCTTGTTCcctacaggcagcagcatcagctggagctggaggcagcccacgtgcctggggctgtgctgccggaGCTGGTGGAGGCAGAGCTGGTAAGGGGCAGAGCCCAGCGCACCCTCACCCTGTCCGACAAGGTTCTCCTCGGGgacagggctccctgcagcgctgcagctgtgctgctgcgcTGCCGGGCTGCCACTGTCCTGCACGAGCCCCGGCTGTGCGGCAGGGCCTGACCAGCGCCCCTGCCCCATCTTCACCTACAGGAGAAGGCTGAGCGGGCGAGGAGACGTGGGCTCGCCTTCTGGATGAAGTGAGTATCCCCTCATTGCCCTGTGCCCAGCCGCCAGCAGCCGGGCTCCCGGCAGTGGGCTGATGGCCTGGACCCCGCTGCAGCCGGTGCGGCTCCCGGGTGTCCCCTTTggcgctgtgtggggctgtgctgccgtggGGTCGGAACGCCTCATTCCTGGCCCTCTTTTGCCCCCCAGGATGATCTGCCTCATCTTTgtcagcctcctgctgctgctcgttgccgtgctgggctctgcagtgctgtacgCCCAGAACTATGACCAGGAGCTGTTGTATCGGCTCCTGCTGCGAGTGCTGCCCCAGGCAATGTACGCTTCCCCGGCGTACTTTGCGAGCAGGAGCCTGCGTGTGGtctgtgatgggctgctgcccatctgaCCGCCCCTCTCAGTCCCCCCTCCCAGCTCGGGGCTGCGCGGTGGGGCGCGGGGAGAGGGCTCTGTCCCCACGGAAGGGGCCtctcctgtgctcctgcccccaggggcgcacaggcacagctgtggggcagtgccggCAGGCGGCTGAGTGCCaccactttggacttacaaATAAGTTGGTACCGTCGTCGTCAActgaacaccaccacctccgACGACCCATCAGACTGAAGATGTGCACCTGACGCCAGGACGTGGcttttttatattctttgaGTCTCCGTAGCagccatttccttcagctggtTACCTGTAAGGCTTATGAATTGTAATTAGCCCATTAGGCAATGTTACCTCCAATGGGCTGTTGTCAGTTGTTAAGAACGCTGTCAATAAATGGATGTGTACTATTCCTCTGAGTTTGGATGACTCCATTGTGGCAGTGACCCTTTGCTGACCAGGGGAGGCGCGACTcgggagatggaaaaagagtCGTAGATTGATATGTATacgtcataaaatattttacaaacggGCAACAAACCCGAAAACGAGTGGGTCGTCGGACCTCGTTTTTGTGAAAGGAATGCATCAGCGTCTGGAAAAGACCAGCAAGGACTGATGGGGGTGAATAGAGACCAATAggaatcagtagaaaccaaTTGGAATGCACCCCTGTGTGCCCCGGGGCCAGTGCTGGCCACTCAGGGTGGGGCTGTGTCTTTAGACACAGCTTGAACTCCGTGGACTGGTTCCAGcctgtcaggctgtggcttcaggccctggggtcagtgctggcctctctagctGGGGCTGAGGCTTTAGGTCCCTGggggtggccaggagggagagggaggggattgtcccgctctactcggctcttgtgaggccccatgtggagcactgcgtccaggcctggggcccccagcacaggaaggacgtggagttCTTGGaggaggtccagaggagggccactaagatggccagagggctggagcacctctcctgtgaggaaaaggttgagggaactgggcttgttcagcttggagaagagaaggctccgcaGAGACCTCATGgtgtccttcctgtacttgaagggagcgtataaacaggagggggaagggttGTTTAGGAGGGTGGATGGTCATGGAacaggggggaatggttttaaacagagacaggggaggtttacgttagatatgaggaggaagtttttcacccagggggtgatgacgcactggaacaggttgcccaagtaggctgtggatgccccatccctggaggcattcaaggccaggctggatgtggctctgggcagcctggtctggcggttggcgaccctgcccacagcagggggttgaaactggatgatcattgtggtccttttcaacccaggccattctatgatcatcTGATATGATTCTAGGACTGCTTCCAGCCTTTTGGGCTGTGACTTCAGGCCCTTGGGCCGATGCCGGCCTTGCTGAGTggggcttcaggccccagggcaTGTGCTGGCCCTTCGGGCTGTAGCTTTAGGCCTCGGGGCTGATGCCAGCCTGTCAGGCTGTGGATGTGCCTTCAGGCCCCAGGGCCAGTTCtggcctcttgggctgtggctttaggccccgcTGCCGGTGCCAGGCTCCCTGTCTGTGtttgtggctttaggccctggagctggtgccGGCCTCCCAGGCCGTGACTCTGGCTTTTAGCCCCTAGGCCAGTACCGGCCTGTCTggctctggctgtggctttagggcTCTCTGTCCCTGGTGCCGGCCTCTCGGGCTGGGGATGAGGCTTCAGGCGGCGGCACGGTGCAGGCCCTCctgcctgtggcttcaggccccgggtCGGTTTAGGCAtctcgggctgtggctttaggccctggggtTGATGCTGGCCTCTCTTgttgtggctttaggccccacGGCTGGTGTTGGCCTCTCAGGCTGTGCCTGTATTTTTGGGTCCTGGGGCCGGTGCTGACCTTTCAGGTTGGACTATAAGTATAGGGAGGCCTGGCAGGTGGACTGTATCACACCAATCGGAATCATTAGAAACCAATTGGAATGCACCCCTGTGTGCCTCGaggccagtgctggcctctcaggGTGGGGCTGTGTCTTCAGACCCTGAgtcctgtgctgagctctctAACTGTGGTAGTGGCTTGAACTCCCCGGATTGGTTCCAGcctgtcaggctgtggcttcaggccctggggccggtgctggcctctctagcAGTGGCTTCAGAACCCAGGGCACGtgctggccctttgggctgtggctgtagGCTGCAGGGCCAGTGCTGCCCtatgtggctgtggctttaggccccagggctggtgccAGACTCACTGGATGtgtctgtggctttaggccctggagctggtgctggcctctcttgTGGTGGCTTTAGACCACAGGGACCTCATGCCTCTCAGGCTGAGGCTTTAGTCCCCGGTGGCTTTAGtccccggggctgtgctggccactcaggctgtggctttaggccctagAGCTTGTGCTGGCCTAGAACAACGTGCATTTGAAAATTGgtcatggaaggaaatgaaagcaagagagcactgagctcttctgtgtgtttcttggATTGGGATAGAGACAGGAGAGTGTGCTCAACCTCATGTGGTTGCTTGTATCCAGCAACACCAGTCGCAGCTGAGAACATCGTCACATCTTTATTAGGCACTCCTCCgtctgtctctttttgtctctgttttctggaatgcagGCATTTCCCTTTGTGGCCCACAAACTCTTTGTGCCAGGATAACCAAGTATgaattctcactgctctttaccctgctcaagagaaggtggctgtactgtgagggcaggtgggggcagggacgagggtcaggagcaagggcagagtgctTTCTTTGTTACTCAATGGAAGGGCTGTGTTTTTCAGGTGGATTTGTCGTGGTGCTTCTTACAAGGACTGACTAACGGTGGGATGACATGTGCCCTGAAGGGGGTGTGCTTGCCACGTTGGAAATAggcaaatacaaataatttatcaggacggtatctctgataaagcagaatCTCGGCACAACTGCAATGGcaggcctcctgcaagcaggagagcacacagaaaacagccttccaTTTTTACTCCCTGTTATCGACGCTTACCTCTTTCTCCCCTCAttggttcctcattggctgagtacttcaggttcacaaTCTTCCCGATGCTCAGCTAAACGTACGGATACTGGATCAACATAACTTGTTGCTAGCTAAGCACATGTCACTCATTAGTTAACGTGTGCTCACGTGTGCTCATTCAACACTCAGTCACTGTTTCTGGGCATCTGCTTGCCCTTGGATAGAGACAAGCTTGGCAGGAGGATAGAGGGGAGTATCTTCATGCCTGCCTGTTGCACCTACCCACAGAGCGAGGCAATCCAACCTTGTGCAGAGGCCCTGGCTTCTTTGATGTTGGtcaagtctgtttttctcttgctgagGTTCTCTTATCTAAACAGTATAGCCCTACAATATGCTTTCTAGTCCATCGTACTATCCCTATACTATCTGGAACATTTAAAAACCATTGCAGTTCTGCAAGC encodes:
- the LOC124417000 gene encoding uncharacterized protein LOC124417000 isoform X1, whose amino-acid sequence is MVHPLSLQEKQFIAQLEEQLQAERKEIEVLRQERQRLQEEREELELEGAWQQHQLELEAAHVPGAVLPELVEAELEKAERARRRGLTFWMKMICLIFVSLQLLLVTVLGCAVLYAQHYDQELLYRLLLRVLPQAMYASLAYFASRSLRVVCDGMLPI